The stretch of DNA AACATAAGCCAGATCCAGGGCGGCAGATCCGCCCCTTCGTATTCCCTGTACCCTTCCGAGGAAGTATTTCAGGATTTCAAGGTTTACGCCAAGATTGTCCGATTTCCTGTGATACGGAAAACCGGTAGCCAGGATACAGCCCGAAAGCCTGTCTGTATCCGTTGTTGTTATTACGGAATCATTCAGTCTGGCGCCTTTTCCGCGGGAGGCGGAGAAAAGTTCATTCCTCGAAGGATCATAGATACAGCCTGCCTCAATCGATGAACCATTCCAGAAAGCGATACTGACCGAAAACACCGGATATCCGTGAGCGTAATTGTTGGTTCCGTCAAGCGGATCAACCACCCAGAAAGGAGGGTCGGGATAATCGCCTGTCCAGCTCTCTTCTCCGAGGAATCCTGCCGACGGTTCTATCTCTGAGAGCCGTTTTTGCAGAAATTTTTCAGACATCAGGTCAGCCGTAGTTACAAGTTCATGATTTTCCTTCTTCGAGACCTGGATACCGGTCGAAGCAGCTTCAAGCAGAATAGCTCCCGCTTCTCTTGCTGCTCTTTCAATTTCAGCAATCATGATTTTCAATCAACCCTTCAGTAGTTTCAGCAGTAATTATTTACTATGCTACCTCAACATATATTCAATCCGCATATTTCACCAGGTTGCGTAACGAAACGGTGCAGAAGCGCTCGCAGACAAGG from Candidatus Aegiribacteria sp. encodes:
- a CDS encoding inositol monophosphatase, producing MKIMIAEIERAAREAGAILLEAASTGIQVSKKENHELVTTADLMSEKFLQKRLSEIEPSAGFLGEESWTGDYPDPPFWVVDPLDGTNNYAHGYPVFSVSIAFWNGSSIEAGCIYDPSRNELFSASRGKGARLNDSVITTTDTDRLSGCILATGFPYHRKSDNLGVNLEILKYFLGRVQGIRRGGSAALDLAYVAAGRLDGFWEEHLKPWDMAAGALIVREAGGEISSFASKHWDIFSAGIVASGKSIHPEIQSGVKLSG